The genomic region TAAATCTACACTTGCACTTGGTAGCTCGCGTTATCAACAAACCTTAAATTTGTTTTTTACTATATAATTCAGGGTCTTCAAATCATTTGCCCATAATAATTTCAGTATAACGGCTGATGCTTTTAATCGTATATACGTTTATTAAGCTAGAGGTGATTATCATTGCGACGAAAACAGCGACTATACCTTCAAGTAGCCGAAATCCTGACTGACCATATTCTGAGTGGTAAAATTTCCCCAGGTGAAAAACTGAAAACGGAAGCGGAGCTTTGTAAGCAGTTCGACGTTAGCCGAGCCACTGTTAGAGAAGCCTTGGGCCATCTGGAAAGCCGAGGGTTTATCACCCGAAAACATGGTATCGGTTCTTTTGTGTTAGGAGCCGCTGATGGTATCGTAGCAGGGTTGGAAACCCTAGAAAGTTTCACCGCCACTATTGGGCGTTCCGGCCACAAAGCTCGCGAGCTAATCCTTGACATAGAAAAAATCCGGATCAAAGAACAGCTGGCTACTAAAATGGAGGTCAAAACTGGAAGCCTGGGTTATTCCATTAAAGCACTACGGTTAGCCGATGGTGTACCGGTAAATTATTCCGTTGATACCCTTTATGCCCAGATAATTAATGATCCCAAACGGCTAAATAGGCGTTCACAATATGAATCATTGCTTGATTTTCTTGATAACGAATTTGATATCCATGCCAATTACGGTTTTATGTATTTGGATGCCATTGAGGCCCCCGCAAATGTGGCTAAAGTATTAAAAATAAAGCCCCAAACCCCATTATTATGCGTAGACGGCTTGGTACGCCAACATAATGGCCAGCCCATTTATTATTCTTCCAATTATT from Bacillota bacterium harbors:
- a CDS encoding GntR family transcriptional regulator; the protein is MRRKQRLYLQVAEILTDHILSGKISPGEKLKTEAELCKQFDVSRATVREALGHLESRGFITRKHGIGSFVLGAADGIVAGLETLESFTATIGRSGHKARELILDIEKIRIKEQLATKMEVKTGSLGYSIKALRLADGVPVNYSVDTLYAQIINDPKRLNRRSQYESLLDFLDNEFDIHANYGFMYLDAIEAPANVAKVLKIKPQTPLLCVDGLVRQHNGQPIYYSSNYFVTARYKFSFVRKR